Within the Thermosynechococcus sichuanensis E542 genome, the region CGCAATGCCGACACCTTCCGCCGCAACTTTCGCGATCGCGAGTGGGCCTGTGTGCCCCGTGTCTATTGGCGCTACACCTCACGGCGTGTGCTCACCCTTGAGTACCTACCGGGGATTAAAATCAGTCACTACGAAGCCCTCGAAGCGGCTGGCCTAGACCGCAAACGCCTTGCCGAACTGGGTGCCAAGGCCTACCTCTATCAAGTTCTCAACGACGGCTTCTTCCACGCTGACCCCCATCCGGGCAACATTGCCGTCAGTCCCAATGGCCAACTCATTTTCTACGACTTTGGCATGATGGGGCGCATTCAACCCGTCACCCGCGATAAATTGCTGAAAACATTTTTAAGCATTGCCCAACGGGATGCTGAACAGGTGGTACAGTGCCTTGTAGAGCTAGGGGCGTTGGTACCCACAGGGGATCTAGGGCCGGTACGTCGCTCCATTCAGTATCTCCTCGACAATTTCATGAACCAGTCCTTTGAAGCCCAATCCGTGGCTCAAATTAGCGATGACCTCTACGAAATTGCCTATGACCAACCCTTCCGTTTTCCCGCCACATTTACCTTTGTGATGCGGGCATTTTCCACCCTAGAGGGGGTGGGCAAGGGACTCGACAAAGACTTTAACTTCATGCAAGTTGCTCAACCATTTGCCACTGAACTTATGACCAACGGAAACTTCCCCGATCCCAGTAACGGCAGTCTCTTCTCTGAACTGAGTCGTCAAGCGGCTCAAGTGGGTAGCAGCGCCATTGGCTTGCCGCGTCGCCTTGAAGAGGTACTCGATAAACTTGAAAATGGTGATCTGCGCTTGCGCGTCCGTTCCAGTGAGAGCGATCGCATTCTGCGGCGCCTGAGTAACATTAACTTAGGGCTGAATTATGTGGTTCTCATTGGCAGCTTTTCCTTGGTAGCAACCATTTTACTTGTGAATCAGTATCTCCTCTTGGCCGGTGTGGCAGCGGCATTAGCGGTATGGTTTGGTCTCCTCTATTGGCGACTAATGCTTAAACTCGATAAGTATGAAAAAATGTTTTAACAAGCAGCCCAAAACAGGGGGGTCATGGACGTTGCCGGCTTAACGGACTGTGGTCTGATTCGCAAAAGCAATCAGGATGCTTTTTATATTGACGAAAAGCATCAGCGTTTTTTTATTGTGGCCGATGGCATGGGGGGGCACGCAGGGGGTGAGGAAGCTAGTCGTTTAGCAGTTGAACATATTCAGGCCTATTTGGAAGCCCACCTTGAAGACCTTCAGCATGACCCTGTGACCCTACTGCGCCAAGCCTTTCTCGCCGCCAATCAGGCCATTGTTGAGCAGCAACGCCAAAATACTGCCCGTGCTGATATGGGTACCACGGCGGTGGTGGTTCTGATTGATGAAACGGGCGATCGCGCTTGGTGTGCCCATGTGGGGGATTCCCGCATCTATCGCTGGCGCAACGAGGAGCTAAAACAGATTACCAGCGACCACACCTGGATTGCCCAAGCCGTACAACTGGGTAGCTTGACGATTGAGCAGGCACGGCAGCACCCATGGCGCCACGTTCTCTCCCAATGTCTAGGCCGCGAAGACCTGACCCAAATTGATATTCAGCCCATTGATTTAGAGCCGGGCGATCGCCTGCTCCTGTGCAGCGATGGCTTAACCGAAGAACTCACTGATGAGGTCATCAGCATCTACCTCAGCGAAGCCAATGTCAAAGAAGCAGCCACTGCCCTTGTCAATGCAGCCAAAAGACACGGCGGCCGCGACAATGTCACTGTCGTTGTCATCAGCGTTTAAGGCCTATGCAAACAGAATTTATCCGTCTTACCCTACCCCGACATACCCTCGCCCCACCTTTCCATGACGCCATTGAACAAGCCCTACAAGCCCATGGTCAGCCCCTGCGCTGGGCGATTACTGCCACTACCACCACTCATCTAACGGTTGAAGCCGTTATTCTCAAAACCCCACCCAACCCTTGATAGAATCCCTCTAGGTTCTTTTATTCATCCGCCTATGACCCGTGCAGGTATTGGCATTCAAACCGCCCAGATTCGCCCCGGCCGGGTGAGCGGTCAACTCCACGTCTACGACGGTGCCGGTAAAGGCAAATCCCAAGCCGCCCTTGGAGTTGTGTTGCGCTCCATTGGTCTGGGTATTGCCTCTGCGTGGCCGACTCGGGTACTTCTGTTGCGCTTTCTCAAAGGACCCGGCCGTGCCTATGCCGAAGATGCCGCTATTGAAGCCCTGCAACGGGGGTTTCCTCACCTGATTGACCAAGTGCGCACTGGCCGCGCTGAATACTTTACCGCTGAGCAGATTACCAAGTTCGATCGCCAAGAGGCACAGCGGGGCTGGGATATTGCCAAGGGGGCGATCGCCTCTGGTCTTTATTCCGTCATTGTTTTAGATGAACTCAACCCCGTCCTAGATTTGGGCCTGTTGCCCGTTGATGAAGTGGTTAACACCCTCCGCCGCAAGCCGGAACACCTAGAGATTATTGCCACTGGCCGCGGTGCCCCTGCCCAACTGCTGCAAATTGCTGACCTTCACTCGGAGATGCGTCCCCTTGTTCACTCCACCGCCCAAGAACAGGGTATTGAAGGCATTGAAATCTATACGGGTGATGGCAAAGGCAAATCCACCAGTGCCCTCGGTAAAGCCCTTCAGGCGATCGGCAAAGGAATTAGCCGTGATCAATCCCACCGTGTCCTAATTCTCCAGTGGCTCAAGGGAGGGCAAGGCTATACCGAAGATGCAGCGATCGCTGCTCTTAAGGAAAGCTACCCCCATTTAGTGGATCACCACCGCTGTGGTCGGGATGCCATTGTCTGGCGCGGTCAACAGCAGGAGATTGACTACATTGAAGCCGAACGCGGCTGGGAAATTGCCCGAGCTGCCATTGCCTCTGGCCTTTACAAAACGATTATTCTGGATGAACTCAACCCCACCGTTGACCTCGAACTACTGCCTGTCGAGCCGATTGTACAAACGCTCCTGCGCAAGCCCCGCACCACTGAAATCATTATTACCGGTCGCTGCAAATATCCCCCCGCCTACTTTGAACTGGCTAGTGTCCACTCGGAGATGATCTGCCACAAGCACTATGCCGAGAAGGGTGTTGATCTCAAGCGCGGCGTTGATTTCTAGGAACAGAGGCGCGCCAGCACTGTTTCCCCCACCGTAAACTGCTGCAAATAGGCCATTAGAACCTCAAATTGGGGGCGATTGAGGCGGTAATAGACCCACCGTCCCTCTTGACGCGACAGCACGAGATTGGCCTGCCGCAGTGCCCGCAGATGAAACGAGAGCTTTGAGGGTGTCAGGTGCAGGCGATCGCACAGATCACAAACACACAGCTCCTCCCGATGCAGAATCTCAATCACCTTCAACCGCAACGGCTCCCCAAGGGCATGGAAGGCCAACTGAATCTCAGCAGAGTATTCCTGATCAATTTCTGAAGCAACCATCACTGCACCGGACAAGGAACACCAAGGGGTTGGCGCAACTGCTCCTGCTCCCCTGTTTGAGCCGTATTCACAGGCTTAGGCGCTTGACTGCGATAAATGGCTTGGCGCAATTGCGCCACTCCTGCTTGATACAGGCGATCGGCTGCCGTCGTCCACAAACGGGGATTGGCACTCACCGCTTGCGGCAGCGTCACCATTACATTTGGCGTAATCCCTGTGCGGTTAATATCCGTGCCATTGGGCGTGTAGTAATGGGCAACCGTCACCGACAAGCCTGAACCATCACTCAATTGATGAATGGATTGCACCAAAGCCTTACCGTAAGTTGGCGTGCCCACCACAATCGCACGACCATTATCCTGCAATGCCCCTGTGAGAATTTCACTACTGCTAGCGGAGCGGTGATCCACCAAAACCACGAGGGGCAAATTCGTCAATGCCGATTGATTCGCCCGCGCCTGTTCACTATGGCCACTGCGATCGACCGTACGCACAATCAAACCTTGATTCAACCACATGCGGGCAATATCAATGCCTGCCTGCAGTAGTCCGCCCGGATTTCCCCGCAAATCCAAAACAAAGCCCTCCACCTTCTCCGCCTCTAGGTTGCGAATTGCCGCTCGCAACTGATCTGCTGCATGGGCAGTAAATTCACTGAGATAGATATAGCCAATGCGTACACCACCTTCCTCTTTAACTAGCGATCGCACTGCAGGGAGTTCAATCAATGCCCGTGTCAGAGTTAGGCGAAAGGTACCGCGATTAGGGCGAAACAACTGAAGTTCAATGGGAGTGCCCACCCGCCCGCGAATGCGTCGCGACGCCTCCTCAATCGACATGCGACGGGTAGAATGACCATCAATGGCCAGCAGGCGATCGCCTGCCTTAATCCCCGCTTGGGTTGCTGGTGAATTTTCCAGTGGCTCCAAAATCGTCAACTGTTTTGTCTTTTCATCCACCGTCAAACGAATACCAATCCCTAAGACCTCCCCGGACGTTTGTGTGCGCAAAGCCGTCAACTCCTCCGGCGTCATGAAGCGCGTATAGGGGTCATTCAACTGCTGCAACATTCCCCGAATAGCCGCATAGGCCTGCTCCCGTGATGTGTAGCGCTGTGCCAAAAGTTGCCGCCGTACCGCCAGCCAATCCACCTGATTAAATGACTCATCCACATATTCCTGCTGCACAATTTGCCACACCTCATCCACCAACGTCTTGGGACTGTCCTGCATTCGTCCGTAGCTTGGTAAGGCCGCCGCCAGCACCGCTGCAACGACTGAAGAACCCAGCAACACCCAGTGCCGAAGACCCATCAAACCTATGAATCGAGGCATGACCCTAAGAACCTTTTGAGGAGAGCGATATTTGAT harbors:
- a CDS encoding S41 family peptidase, which codes for MGLRHWVLLGSSVVAAVLAAALPSYGRMQDSPKTLVDEVWQIVQQEYVDESFNQVDWLAVRRQLLAQRYTSREQAYAAIRGMLQQLNDPYTRFMTPEELTALRTQTSGEVLGIGIRLTVDEKTKQLTILEPLENSPATQAGIKAGDRLLAIDGHSTRRMSIEEASRRIRGRVGTPIELQLFRPNRGTFRLTLTRALIELPAVRSLVKEEGGVRIGYIYLSEFTAHAADQLRAAIRNLEAEKVEGFVLDLRGNPGGLLQAGIDIARMWLNQGLIVRTVDRSGHSEQARANQSALTNLPLVVLVDHRSASSSEILTGALQDNGRAIVVGTPTYGKALVQSIHQLSDGSGLSVTVAHYYTPNGTDINRTGITPNVMVTLPQAVSANPRLWTTAADRLYQAGVAQLRQAIYRSQAPKPVNTAQTGEQEQLRQPLGVPCPVQ
- a CDS encoding Stp1/IreP family PP2C-type Ser/Thr phosphatase, coding for MDVAGLTDCGLIRKSNQDAFYIDEKHQRFFIVADGMGGHAGGEEASRLAVEHIQAYLEAHLEDLQHDPVTLLRQAFLAANQAIVEQQRQNTARADMGTTAVVVLIDETGDRAWCAHVGDSRIYRWRNEELKQITSDHTWIAQAVQLGSLTIEQARQHPWRHVLSQCLGREDLTQIDIQPIDLEPGDRLLLCSDGLTEELTDEVISIYLSEANVKEAATALVNAAKRHGGRDNVTVVVISV
- a CDS encoding cob(I)yrinic acid a,c-diamide adenosyltransferase gives rise to the protein MTRAGIGIQTAQIRPGRVSGQLHVYDGAGKGKSQAALGVVLRSIGLGIASAWPTRVLLLRFLKGPGRAYAEDAAIEALQRGFPHLIDQVRTGRAEYFTAEQITKFDRQEAQRGWDIAKGAIASGLYSVIVLDELNPVLDLGLLPVDEVVNTLRRKPEHLEIIATGRGAPAQLLQIADLHSEMRPLVHSTAQEQGIEGIEIYTGDGKGKSTSALGKALQAIGKGISRDQSHRVLILQWLKGGQGYTEDAAIAALKESYPHLVDHHRCGRDAIVWRGQQQEIDYIEAERGWEIARAAIASGLYKTIILDELNPTVDLELLPVEPIVQTLLRKPRTTEIIITGRCKYPPAYFELASVHSEMICHKHYAEKGVDLKRGVDF
- a CDS encoding ABC1 kinase family protein; the encoded protein is MSTPISASLTPTGKSYRWNRERYSKTRRFFDIWFFVWRFLFGRWLLTKSWSYWGGMTDAKRAARRRAQAIWIRETFLDLGPTFIKLGQLFSTRADLFPSEYVEELSKLQDRVPAFSYELVEKIIYEDFGRHIPELFRSFDPIPMAAASLGQVHKAQLLSGEEVVVKVQRPGLRQLFDIDLAILKGIAQYFQNHPKWGQGRDWMGIYDECCRILYEEIDYLNEGRNADTFRRNFRDREWACVPRVYWRYTSRRVLTLEYLPGIKISHYEALEAAGLDRKRLAELGAKAYLYQVLNDGFFHADPHPGNIAVSPNGQLIFYDFGMMGRIQPVTRDKLLKTFLSIAQRDAEQVVQCLVELGALVPTGDLGPVRRSIQYLLDNFMNQSFEAQSVAQISDDLYEIAYDQPFRFPATFTFVMRAFSTLEGVGKGLDKDFNFMQVAQPFATELMTNGNFPDPSNGSLFSELSRQAAQVGSSAIGLPRRLEEVLDKLENGDLRLRVRSSESDRILRRLSNINLGLNYVVLIGSFSLVATILLVNQYLLLAGVAAALAVWFGLLYWRLMLKLDKYEKMF
- a CDS encoding ArsR/SmtB family transcription factor — translated: MVASEIDQEYSAEIQLAFHALGEPLRLKVIEILHREELCVCDLCDRLHLTPSKLSFHLRALRQANLVLSRQEGRWVYYRLNRPQFEVLMAYLQQFTVGETVLARLCS